A portion of the Coturnix japonica isolate 7356 chromosome 4, Coturnix japonica 2.1, whole genome shotgun sequence genome contains these proteins:
- the FAM114A1 gene encoding protein NOXP20 isoform X4 has protein sequence MGSLGLLGQVSPVISFSHSHGITAVKEKAGTTLGIHHASSASSEAAEHPAAETSITQVEDSPDQSSSENIPPSPSSGSRGMLSAITNVVQNTGKSVLSGGLDALEFIGKTTMNVLAENDPGFKRTKTLMARTVSLSQLLREAKEKEKLRRAQQVTVERTAHYGLLFDEFQGLSHLEALEILSNESENQIQSYLETLDGEQLEIVKNDLIAIKEIFVPAESDDEVVQAQKADMGEEFVSMLTELLFELHVAATPDKLNKARKKAHEWLEEASLSSSADIEEKLKEKPGEPDEEKTEEGKDKIDNDKSGVNKSKTVEEIYMLSIESLAEVTARCIEQLHKVAELILHGQEVEKTAQDQAKVLTNLTGAMCNEVSSLSKKFSDSLTAAGSSMKAEVLNPIIDSVLLEGCNSTTYIQDAFQLLLPVLQISHIQTSCLKAQE, from the exons GTCATGGGATAACAgcagtaaaagagaaagcaggaacTACCCTAGGAATTCATCATGCAAGTTCAGcatcttcagaagcagcagagcatccTGCAGCTGAAACATCAATTACAC AAGTAGAAGATTCTCCTGACCAAAGCTCTTCTGAGAAtattcctccttccccttcatCTGGATCTCGTGGGATGTTGTCAGCTATCACTAATGTCGTACAGAACACA GGGAAAAGTGTATTATCTGGAGGCTTAGATGCTTTGGAATTTATTGGGAAGACAACCATGAATGTCCTTGCAGAAAACGATCCTGGGtttaagagaacaaaaacactgaTGGCAAGAACAGTTTCTTTGTCTCAG ctgctgcgagaagctaaagaaaaagagaaactgagacGGGCCCAGCAAGTTACAGTTGAAAGAACAGCACACTATGGACTGCTTTTTGATGAGTTCCAGGGTTTGTCTCATCTTGAAGCTCTAGAAATCTTGTCAAATGAAAGTGAAAACCAG ATTCAGTCCTATTTGGAAACACTTGATGGAGAGCAGTTGGAGATtgtgaaaaatgatttaattgCTATAAAGGAGATTTTTGTCCCAGCGGAATCAGACGATGAAGTGGTACAGGCACAGAAAG CAGATATGGGAGAAGAATTTGTCAGCATGCTCACAGAGCTGCTATTTGAATTACATGTGGCTGCAACTCCTGACAAACTGAACAAG GCTAGGAAGAAAGCTCACGAGTGGCTGGAAGAAGCCAGTTTATCCTCCTCAGCTGACAtagaagagaagctgaaagaaaaacctGGAGAGCCTGatgaagaaaagactgaagaaggaaaagacaaaattgACAATGATAAATCAGgagtaaataaaagcaaaactgtggAG GAAATCTACATGCTGTCCATTGAAAGTCTGGCTGAGGTAACTGCTCGTTGTATAGAACAGCTTCATAAAGTAGCGGAATTAATTCTACATGGGCAGGAAGTAGAAAAGACGGCTCAAGATCAAGCAAAAGTACTGACAAA tttaACAGGTGCTATGTGCAATGAAGTTTCATCTTTATCAAAGAAGTTTTCTGATTCTTTAACAGCAGCTGGg AGCAGTATGAAGGCAGAGGTTCTTAACCCTATCATTGACAGTGTATTATTAGAG GGCTGCAACAGTACTACTTACATTCAGGATGCTTTCCAGCTATTGCTTCCAGTGCTGCAGATCTCACATATCCAGACCAGCTGTTTGAAAGCACAAGAGTGA
- the FAM114A1 gene encoding protein NOXP20 isoform X3 produces the protein MVAVWSSFSCGVFFPCEPQSSEMGHGITAVKEKAGTTLGIHHASSASSEAAEHPAAETSITQVEDSPDQSSSENIPPSPSSGSRGMLSAITNVVQNTGKSVLSGGLDALEFIGKTTMNVLAENDPGFKRTKTLMARTVSLSQLLREAKEKEKLRRAQQVTVERTAHYGLLFDEFQGLSHLEALEILSNESENQIQSYLETLDGEQLEIVKNDLIAIKEIFVPAESDDEVVQAQKADMGEEFVSMLTELLFELHVAATPDKLNKARKKAHEWLEEASLSSSADIEEKLKEKPGEPDEEKTEEGKDKIDNDKSGVNKSKTVEEIYMLSIESLAEVTARCIEQLHKVAELILHGQEVEKTAQDQAKVLTNLTGAMCNEVSSLSKKFSDSLTAAGSSMKAEVLNPIIDSVLLEGCNSTTYIQDAFQLLLPVLQISHIQTSCLKAQE, from the exons GTCATGGGATAACAgcagtaaaagagaaagcaggaacTACCCTAGGAATTCATCATGCAAGTTCAGcatcttcagaagcagcagagcatccTGCAGCTGAAACATCAATTACAC AAGTAGAAGATTCTCCTGACCAAAGCTCTTCTGAGAAtattcctccttccccttcatCTGGATCTCGTGGGATGTTGTCAGCTATCACTAATGTCGTACAGAACACA GGGAAAAGTGTATTATCTGGAGGCTTAGATGCTTTGGAATTTATTGGGAAGACAACCATGAATGTCCTTGCAGAAAACGATCCTGGGtttaagagaacaaaaacactgaTGGCAAGAACAGTTTCTTTGTCTCAG ctgctgcgagaagctaaagaaaaagagaaactgagacGGGCCCAGCAAGTTACAGTTGAAAGAACAGCACACTATGGACTGCTTTTTGATGAGTTCCAGGGTTTGTCTCATCTTGAAGCTCTAGAAATCTTGTCAAATGAAAGTGAAAACCAG ATTCAGTCCTATTTGGAAACACTTGATGGAGAGCAGTTGGAGATtgtgaaaaatgatttaattgCTATAAAGGAGATTTTTGTCCCAGCGGAATCAGACGATGAAGTGGTACAGGCACAGAAAG CAGATATGGGAGAAGAATTTGTCAGCATGCTCACAGAGCTGCTATTTGAATTACATGTGGCTGCAACTCCTGACAAACTGAACAAG GCTAGGAAGAAAGCTCACGAGTGGCTGGAAGAAGCCAGTTTATCCTCCTCAGCTGACAtagaagagaagctgaaagaaaaacctGGAGAGCCTGatgaagaaaagactgaagaaggaaaagacaaaattgACAATGATAAATCAGgagtaaataaaagcaaaactgtggAG GAAATCTACATGCTGTCCATTGAAAGTCTGGCTGAGGTAACTGCTCGTTGTATAGAACAGCTTCATAAAGTAGCGGAATTAATTCTACATGGGCAGGAAGTAGAAAAGACGGCTCAAGATCAAGCAAAAGTACTGACAAA tttaACAGGTGCTATGTGCAATGAAGTTTCATCTTTATCAAAGAAGTTTTCTGATTCTTTAACAGCAGCTGGg AGCAGTATGAAGGCAGAGGTTCTTAACCCTATCATTGACAGTGTATTATTAGAG GGCTGCAACAGTACTACTTACATTCAGGATGCTTTCCAGCTATTGCTTCCAGTGCTGCAGATCTCACATATCCAGACCAGCTGTTTGAAAGCACAAGAGTGA